The genomic interval GTTGATCagtaggccattccagctataagtttgcgcgggcataaccatagaaacaaacctcaactaccagaatgcagcgcgcgcttttttaagcttacatcaaacaaagtgcgcgcgcatgctgtGATTCTTACCTGATTCTCCTCATTATTCGTGGACGCTGATCTCTTCCTTCCCTTTGAAATCTCTCCGCCATCAACCACCCCTTCCCCTGGTTCTATAGCGGTGCTTGAGCTCCCTGTGGTGCTTGGTTTTCCTGTGGCGTCTGGAGCTCCTGTAGAGGGGGATTCCGTGCAACTTGGGCTCCCTGTTATGTCTGGGACTTCTACAGAGCTTTTGGTCTCTGTCGTGATTGGTGGTCCAGTGGTGCTCGAGGCTGGTATGGCGCTTGTGATTCCTGTGGCGTTTGGGGTTCCAGTGGTACTATGGGGACTCCTGCTTACGGGCGATGACCTTCTGTTCTTTGAACTCGCAGACGATGACACCAAACCTGGGCTTACACCCTGTTGACACCACACACTAACGGCTCCGTCAACCTGTGGTGCCTCCATCTCCGCATGATGTGTGCCGCAGACACCACTGCTACTGGGTGTGGTCACGACTGGTGCCTTTGGACCATCTGCATGGTCACGTCGTTTGCTGGGTAGTCCAGCGTCTGTTACTCCAAACGCAGACACATGCTTGCTTACAGACCCTTTACTTCTAACTGTATGAACGTTGGGTAAGGTTACCGACCCTCGACCAAACGCAGTCGGGGAATCAATTTTATTGGACACATAACTACTAAAACCAGACAAAAATCCAGACACGCATTCCTCTGCTTTCCTGGACACCACAGACGCAGGTGATAATTCGTGTAGGACCGAAGGATTTTCTGGACGTTTCCTGGAAAGTGGGGAGTGTTCTTGGGTGTTACTGTGACTAGCAACACCTTGACCAGATCCCCTCCCTTGATCTGAACATGATCCCAGCCCTGTGGTATTCTCGGATTGATGCTGTCCTACATTAAGCACTGATTCCTCTACGCTCGAGATAACATGAAACAATGAGGATCGGTCCTTAGAATTATTATCCCTGGAATCATGGAAGTCATCAGAATTCCCAGTCAATGGCTGCTTAGAAGGTGATAAACTGTGAcgctgaaaatcaaaatcacgGCTTGTGGATGAAGTAGTGACGGAGGTAGATGGAGTACCTGGCAAACCCGCTGACATAACAGCACCTTGTTGATTACTTAACATGCCTTGTGATCCATCGTGTTCGGTCATACTTGAAGTAGCCACCGGATGGATGCTGCCGGGTAGCTGTTGAGCGCTATTAGCAGCTTGTAGCAATAGCTGCCAATTCCCTTGCGTATCCTGTTGGACAAGGCCCTGATTGGGATGCATGCCAGTAGCCGACAACTGAGCCCCGACGGTTGATATATGAGACCCACCATACGATCCTTGTACACCGGCAGCGGACACCTCAACACCAGTGCCGTAATTCTCCACCCTTCCTTGCATTTGTTGAAGTATTGCCGCACCTTGAAGATGCTGTAACAGTGTCCCTTCCTTCACATCCCCATTACCTCTCTCCTTAGCAGAACTCGCAATCATTTTAAGCATGTTCGCAGCAGGCGTCGGATCAGACTGCCTTTCCTGGAAACCAGGAGCATTTTCCAAGAATTCATTCCCCGTTACTGGAAACTGATTAGCAGTGGTTGCTACTAAATTTTCTGGGAAAACTCCCGCAGAAGTGACAGGAAGGTTACCTATCATATAGGGTGCGACATTTCCCGGCCCTAAAACAGGATCTGGGCCAACCAGCGCGTAAGGTGAATTCAAAATAAGCTGACCATGTGAAGGAATTGCCGGTGGATCATAACTAATCATTGGTACCCCTGTTAAACTACTGCCTTGGTTCTCCTTATTCTTTCTCGCTGTAGTTTTTCTCGGCCCTCTCCTCCTAGACTTGGGCTTGGCTTCTTCCCCGACCTTTACTTTAGAGAAGTCCAGGGAACGAACGTGCTGAGGAGTGTCCTTGGTCATTTCTGCTTGAATCTCGGGTGGGGTCTCAGTTGTCATTGGTAGAGGATTAAGGTGAGCAGGCTCCTTGCAGGAGGGCCGAATTTTGTTGAGTGATTTGGTCGCGAACTGGGTTTCCGTGAGCACAACACCTGCTGTAGACGCAAGAAAGAGATAGCTCAGAAAAGCCGAAATCCTCGTTGTTGCGTGACTTCCCAGCATCCAAACTCCTCATCTCCTTTCCAAGTCAATTCAATTTTTTAGGGACGTTTTCATTGTTTGGTTTTATTGAATACTATTACAAATAAGGAAATGTTTTTGGATTCTGGAAGGTCACGCAACTCCTACTTCCCAAATAATGCTTAAATATTTgaatacagtttttttttctcccagTGTTGACGCGGACCATGGAGGTGACAGTGACATTCCTTACGCAAGGCCATTTTCAACATATCGCATATCGCtacatttttatcatcatttatAGATAAAAACTTTTGTCTGAAttacatttaaataaaaaaaacgtcaaAATTTAAGGAAGGTTAGTTTCAAATAGAGTAACATTGAATCATTTTAACTAaagtgttgttttgttgtgtaGATCAATCAAAAAACAACAGACTTATGTCTGGCTCATACATGCGTGTCAAACGAAGAGCGAGATACATAAAGGCGTTTATATCGAAGGTATAATTTGCTatcaaatatatattataactATCAAAATTCAAAGAAATGGCTTGGCAATTTGAGAGAGATCACAGAATACGCAAAATCGCAACGATTGTGAATTAATTAAACCGGGCAGATATCGAAAGACATTTAAAGGGCCCtggtcagccacacctttgttattgttttcatttaatacTGGAAGGCACGCATAATGTgttaaaatctcaaaataatctcttaaaacaaagtttaatactttatttaccaaattcaatcgaaagtATCGCCATAGGTTCCCCAAAGCAGCCGATgggaatggatgctttttcacacttggtgaTTTGCTCGGAtcgacaaaatggcggctgtcAGAGGCTGTTTAAGGACCTACCATTTGCCGCAGAGCTCGCTACTGTGGATGCTGTGACCTCTGTCGACTGCGTTACTGTAGAGGAACTGACAGATACAGGGTTCTGTTTTGATGGAGTGTTGGATGAAGAATCTAGAAAAACCAAGAGAAAATATTTGACACAAATAAATCAGAAAAAAGTTGTAAATAAATCAGAAAATAGTTGTTAATAACTTGACGAGGTTCTCAGAGATACATAAAAAAGCAATAAGAATACAAAGCAATGAGATACAAAGACAAGGTAATATATAAAAGCTGTCATTTCTCTTGTGAAACCTATTGTACATTGAATCCGATACAAAaagagaaatgaaaaaaaaaatcaatgagACACAAAGATGCAGCAGTACCATACGAGCCCTACTTCTGACTTACAAACCCCCTAAAGCCTTTTTCAGTGGGTAATTAATTGGATACTGAGAAGGGAGCGGAGATGCTTAATTCACGTGAGAAAATCGGTGAAAAGGAGACGCAGGAGGAGGATGGAACGTAACGGTTCCCTTCCTTCTCCGCTTGCTTCTCCTTAGAAATGATTTCCCTGTCCACGTAAACTCTAACGTATTCGCCTCCTTCTCCTCCGTTA from Nematostella vectensis chromosome 14, jaNemVect1.1, whole genome shotgun sequence carries:
- the LOC5501699 gene encoding uncharacterized protein LOC5501699 isoform X2; translated protein: MVPPSSIARLVLSYLEEKGLSQTAKTFEDESNELEGTRDCLLDPLTASLREVVEDYLMLKEIVISYDHDDSNSVWPLLWKKFDQIVGQLKFASKPPSPAKKVRTKLTGRRRLIPVSKVNSKPELKNKTLENATRRNTVSPSQPVPGIPPDQLCYVKTVTNPFAGSMQGNLDRNTNFYRTDVPLMPFHEAVPANSMSDVSSRMAHLRRGFLNPNYRIPRVSPSGLAMGQKTAESSGTISTVSSSFLQELQSNHSSPMQHSVGSTVTHNQIPMDHGDAAEEVIDVGCEVVQPVAKSDTQAISLDRGTLTVIQDGVTDSEVQVIDEGNSQAISNSPEIDMIGGTTDPRASANHASIASSQQLEHQLGKSPRRKGHPPRKRSANHSLVSPSKFHQTAQPPSSSQHTGNDENSSDIAGAVVPIFLDTFLNAPVLQEKLAANINKVRSAKSSDASHEPVAPSTAEEEQSSGSDQNTDAQVSHILSMLESDPAFEELFAGLCSDSSSNTPSKQNPVSVSSSTVTQSTEVTASTVASSAANGVVLTETQFATKSLNKIRPSCKEPAHLNPLPMTTETPPEIQAEMTKDTPQHVRSLDFSKVKVGEEAKPKSRRRGPRKTTARKNKENQGSSLTGVPMISYDPPAIPSHGQLILNSPYALVGPDPVLGPGNVAPYMIGNLPVTSAGVFPENLVATTANQFPVTGNEFLENAPGFQERQSDPTPAANMLKMIASSAKERGNGDVKEGTLLQHLQGAAILQQMQGRVENYGTGVEVSAAGVQGSYGGSHISTVGAQLSATGMHPNQGLVQQDTQGNWQLLLQAANSAQQLPGSIHPVATSSMTEHDGSQGMLSNQQGAVMSAGLPGTPSTSVTTSSTSRDFDFQRHSLSPSKQPLTGNSDDFHDSRDNNSKDRSSLFHVISSVEESVLNVGQHQSENTTGLGSCSDQGRGSGQGVASHSNTQEHSPLSRKRPENPSVLHELSPASVVSRKAEECVSGFLSGFSSYVSNKIDSPTAFGRGSVTLPNVHTVRSKGSVSKHVSAFGVTDAGLPSKRRDHADGPKAPVVTTPSSSGVCGTHHAEMEAPQVDGAVSVWCQQGVSPGLVSSSASSKNRRSSPVSRSPHSTTGTPNATGITSAIPASSTTGPPITTETKSSVEVPDITGSPSCTESPSTGAPDATGKPSTTGSSSTAIEPGEGVVDGGEISKGRKRSASTNNEENQPKRVKGPKKSKKSKRKKSDGKLLPANFDVDKFLSSLHYVEK
- the LOC5501699 gene encoding nuclear pore complex protein DDB_G0274915 isoform X1, which gives rise to MVPPSSIARLVLSYLEEKGLSQTAKTFEDESNELEGTRDCLLDPLTASLREVVEDYLMLKEIVISYDHDDSNSVWPLLWKKFDQIVGQLKFASKPPSPAKKVRTKLTGRRRLIPVSKVNSKPELKNKTLENATRRNTVSPSQPVPGIPPDQLCYVKTVTNPFAGSMQGNLDRNTNFYRTDVPLMPFHEAVPANSMSDVSSRMAHLRRGFLNPNYRIPRVSPSGLAMGQKTAESSGTISTVSSSFLQELQSNHSSPMQHSVGSTVTHNQIPMDHGDAAEEVIDVGCEVVQPVAKSDTQAISLDRGTLTVIQDGVTDSEVQVIDEGNSQAISNSPEIDMIGGTTDPRASANHASIASSQQLEHQLGKSPRRKGHPPRKRSANHSLVSPSKFHQTAQPPSSSQHTGNDENSSDIAGAVVPIFLDTFLNAPVLQEKLAANINKVRSAKSSDASHEPVAPSTAEEEQSSGSDQNTDAQVSHILSMLESDPAFEELFAGLCSDSSSNTPSKQNPVSVSSSTVTQSTEVTASTVASSAANAGVVLTETQFATKSLNKIRPSCKEPAHLNPLPMTTETPPEIQAEMTKDTPQHVRSLDFSKVKVGEEAKPKSRRRGPRKTTARKNKENQGSSLTGVPMISYDPPAIPSHGQLILNSPYALVGPDPVLGPGNVAPYMIGNLPVTSAGVFPENLVATTANQFPVTGNEFLENAPGFQERQSDPTPAANMLKMIASSAKERGNGDVKEGTLLQHLQGAAILQQMQGRVENYGTGVEVSAAGVQGSYGGSHISTVGAQLSATGMHPNQGLVQQDTQGNWQLLLQAANSAQQLPGSIHPVATSSMTEHDGSQGMLSNQQGAVMSAGLPGTPSTSVTTSSTSRDFDFQRHSLSPSKQPLTGNSDDFHDSRDNNSKDRSSLFHVISSVEESVLNVGQHQSENTTGLGSCSDQGRGSGQGVASHSNTQEHSPLSRKRPENPSVLHELSPASVVSRKAEECVSGFLSGFSSYVSNKIDSPTAFGRGSVTLPNVHTVRSKGSVSKHVSAFGVTDAGLPSKRRDHADGPKAPVVTTPSSSGVCGTHHAEMEAPQVDGAVSVWCQQGVSPGLVSSSASSKNRRSSPVSRSPHSTTGTPNATGITSAIPASSTTGPPITTETKSSVEVPDITGSPSCTESPSTGAPDATGKPSTTGSSSTAIEPGEGVVDGGEISKGRKRSASTNNEENQPKRVKGPKKSKKSKRKKSDGKLLPANFDVDKFLSSLHYVEK